A window of Candidatus Krumholzibacteriota bacterium genomic DNA:
CCGGGCCGTGGGAGACCGGTGGCGCGTGGAGTTGAGGGAGGATGCGCCCGCCGATGGGAGCGGCGAGGATGCGCCGCCGCCGATACTCGCCGGCGGCGTGGACTACGAGTTGAAGAAGATGGAGGAGAAGGAGGGTGTTCCCTGCGCTCGGCTCCGGCTGCGCACGAAGGTAAAGATTCACCGCCCAACGGAGGACGGCATCTTCGTCGCGGAGGGATCGGGCGATGCGAAGGTCTGGATCGCCCTGGAAGGCGGCTACCTCGTGTCGCTGGAGAGCGAATTCGCCGTAGAGGGAGAGGAGACGATCGAACTCTATTCGGGACACACGGAAGAGCGGGATCGGGCGGTCACGTACTGGGTCGAATCGTCCCTGAAGCGGTGACGGGAAGGTCGGGCGTCGTTAATCCCTTTCCCGGTATCGGCACGGCGCGTATATTTCATGTCGGGTGATGTGTCGTGTCAACACGAAGAAGGAGGTAGGATGCATACCCGCAGAACCCCGGCCGGCCTGACCGGCCCGATTCTCCTGGCTTTTCTCGCCTGTCTCGCGGCGCCGGATTCGATCGCGGCGAAGGACGACGCACCGGTCTCCTTCATCTTCGCGTTTCCCGAGGAACAGACGATCACCTACGATCTCGGTCTCTCCGAGGAGACGAACTGGTCGGGGATGAGCATCACGACCAACCAGAACTACCGGATCGAGGCGACGCTCCGCGAGGTGAACGCCGATGGCGCATTCGTGATCGAGATCGCCTGCCCGGAGCTCAAGAGCTACCGGATGATCGACGACGACATGCAGGACTGGGCGCCTCCCCTGCAGCTCGAGGGCAAGTCGATCATCGCCACCGTCGGCGCCGACGGCGAACTCGTCGACATCAAGCCGGGGGGAAACATCCCCGGCATGCGGTCGCCCGGCCAGCTCCGGCCATACGCCCGCGCCGTGTTCGTCCCCCTTCCCGCGGAGCCGAAGACGGTGGGCGATTCGTGGGAGGTCGTCATCCGGCGCGACGGCAACGGCGACGACGTGCCGGCCGATGCCGAGGAAACGCCCGTCTATACGGGCACGAGCGTCTACACCTTCAAGAAGGTCCAGAAGAAGAACGGGATCGACGTCGCCTTCATCGAGATAGAATCGACGGTCGCCATCGACCGCGAGACCGAACAGGGGCGGATGACCGGCGAGAACAAGGGCAAGACGAAGGTCTACCTCGCGATCGAGGGCGGCTGGGTCGTCGAGTCGAAGTCCGAGTCGGAGTTCAAGGGCGCGATGACGGGCGACGACGGCGCGGAGCACGAGATCGTCCTCTTCACGTGGACCGAGATGAAGCTCCGGAAATAGAGAGCGGGGGCAGTGGCCGGACGGCATGACGGAGACACGGAGAAACTGCCGGAGATGGGGTTCCTCGACCACCTCGAGGAACTCCGCTCCGCCCTGATCGCCTGCCTCGTCTCCTGGGTCGCCGCCTCGATCGTTTTGTGGTTCCTCTCCCGGCACATCCTCGATTTCCTCCTCGCCGGCCTGCCGCTGGACAGCCTCTACTTCCACGCGCCGGTCGAGGCCTTCATGACCCGGCTCAAGCTCAGCTTCGTCCTGGGCTTTCTCGCGGCCTTCCCGTACATCCTCTTCCGCGTCTGGTTTTTCGTCGCGCCCGGGCTCTTCTCGCGCGAGCGCCGCTTCGTCGTGCCGCTCGTCGTCGCCTCCACGGCGCTCTTCTACGTCGGCGTCGTCTTCGCCTACTGGGTGCTCATCCCGGTCGTGCTCGCCTTCCTGCTCAAGTTCGGTACCGAGTCGCTACTGCCGCTCATCTCGATCGGCGCCTACTTCGGCTTCGTCGCGCGTCTCTGCTTCGCGTTCGGCATTGTCTTCCAGCTGCCGATCGTGATCCTGTTCCTCGTGCAGATGGGCGCCGTCTCGGCCCGCGCGCTGCTTCGCCAGTGGCGCTGGGCGATCATCGCCATCTTCGTCGTGGGGGCGCTCCTCACCCCACCCGATCCGGTTTCGCAGCTCCTGATGGCATTGCCGCTCGTCGCTCTCTTCCTCGGGAGCGCTCTCCTGGCCCTCCTCATCGAGCGCCGGCGCGAGAGGGCCGAGGCGGCGGCGGACGCGGACGGCGGGCAGGCCGATGAAATGTGAAGTGGAGCAAGGCGATAGAAGACCGGCGGCGCGGCGGCGAACTTGACAGCGCCGGCTCCCGGTGGTACCTTGAATCGGTTTCCCGGCAGACGCGGGACGCGGCCCGATTCGCGGCCGCTCCCGGCTAGTGGGCCTCCGTCCCGACTGGAAGAGATGAACGGCGAAGACATCCGCGCGCTCCAGGGGTTCCGAAGCCCGATCCGGCGGGAGCTCGACCGGCTCGAGGAACGCCTCTCGTGCCTGATCGATTCCGACACGCCGATGATCGGACGCATCTGCGAGCAGATCGCCGCCTCGCCCGGCAAGCGCATCCGCCCGGCGATGCTCTTCCTCGCGGCGAAGAGCGACGGCGGGGCGAGCGAGCACGCGGTCGACGCCGGCGCGGCGATCGAGCTGGTGCACACCGCCTCCCTGCTCCATGACGACGTTCTCGACGACCACGAGACCCGCCGCGGCAGCCTTACGGTCTACGCCTCGTGGGGCCCGAAGCTCTCGACGCTGATGGGGGATCTCCTGTATTCGAAGGCGTTCTCGCTCCTCGCGGAGATGGGGCGCCACGAGCTGCTCGGGATCCTCTCGGCGGTGACGCACGAGATGAGCGTCGGCGAGATCGTCCAGTACCAGCTCCGCCACGACATCACCGTGAACGAGGAGCGGTACATGGAGCTCATCTTCCGCAAGACCGCCTCGCTCTTCTCGGCGGCCTGCGAGTGCGGGGCCGTCCTGTCGGGGAGCTGCAACGGCAGCAGGAAGAGTCTGTCGGGCTTCGGCAACCGTCTCGGCCTCGCCTTCCAGATCACCGACGATCTCTTCGACTACCTCGCCGTGGACGAGGGGATCGGCAAGCCGACCGCCTCGGATTTCGGCGACGGCCGCGTCACCTTGCCGCTGCTCACCTCGCTGGGCAACGCGCCGGCGGCCGCGCGCGAGCGGGTCGGCGGACTCTTCAGGTGTGGCTTCGATCGCGGAAAGCACTGGGACGAGGTCGTCTCGTTCGTGCGCGAGTACGGCGGGATCGAATACGCGATAGGCCGCGCGCGCGACCTGGGGAAGGAAGCGAAGGCGTTCCTGCTCGACCTCACGCCTTCCCCCTCGCGGGACGCGCTCGGCATGGCCGCCGATTACGTCGTCGGCCGGGTCGAGCCGTACTGCCGGTGAACGGGCGGGGAGGCGAGGGGACGATGGAACCGAAGAAAGCACGATACTACGAGCAAACCGGGGACGGCGCCGTCGTCTGCCGCCTCTGTCCGAACCGTTGCCGCATCCCCGACGGGGGGAGGGGGCGGTGCCGCCTGCGCGAGAATCGCGGGGGCGTCCTTCTCGCCCGCTCCTGGGGGCGCACGGTGACGGCCGCGATCGATCCGATCGAGAAGAAACCCCTCTACCATTTCCTCCCGGGAAGCCGGATTCTCTCGATCGGCCCGAACGGCTGCACGCTCGCCTGCCGGAACTGCCAGAACTGGTCGATCTCGCAGGAAAAGTCGCCGACGAGCCTGATCGAGCCGGCCGACCTGGTGGAGCTGGCCGGGCGGGACGGATCGGTGGGCGTCGCCTTCACCTATACCGAGCCGCTGCTCTGGTTCGAATATCTCCTCGACGCCGCGCCGCTTCTCCGCGACGCGGGTCTCAAGACGGTGCTCGTGACGAACGGGTATCTCGAGGAGGAGCCCGCGCGCGAGCTGGCGCCCCTCGTCGACGCGTTCAATATCGACCTGAAGAGCATGGATGACGGGTTCTACGGCGAGATGTGCGGCGGGGCGGTCGAGCCGGTGAAGCGGTTCATCGAGATCGCCGCCGCGGTCTCGCATGTCGAGGTGACCAACCTGCTCGTGCCCGGGCTGAACGACGGAGACGGGCAGATCGAGGCGCTCGCCGCCTGGGTGGCCGGCGTCTCGCGGGAGATCCCGGTCCACTTCTCCCGCTTCTTCCCGGTCTACCGGATGACCGATCGCCCGCCGACGCCTCCAAAGCGTCTCGAGGCGGCCTACGCGATCGCGAAGCGGCATCTCGACCATGTCTACATCGGAAACATCCACGTGGAGGGCGCGGGAGACACGTACTGTCCGTCCTGCGGCGCGGTCGTCGTCGAACGGCGCGGATACGCCACGGGGCCCGTTCCGCCCGGCGGTCTCTGCCCGTCGTGCGGAGCGGCAATCAAGGGGGTCTGGTCTACGTGACGACGTTGCAGCCGAAACAGCTCGCCCGGCGGATCATCAAGCTGGCGTGGAACAAGAAGGCCGACGACATCGTCCTTCTCAACCTGAAGAAGCTGGCGAGCTTCACCGACTATTTCCTCATCTGCTCGGTCGACAGCGACATCCAGGCGCGCGTCGTCGCGGACGCCGTCGCCGGGTATCTCGACGGGGCGGGGATCGAGCATCGCGTCGAGGGCTACGAGGCGGGGCGGTGGATCCTCATCGACTGCTTCTGCGTCGTACTGCACGTCTTCAGGTCGGAAGTGAGGGAATTCTACGGGCTCGAGCGGCTCTGGGGCGACGCACCGCGGGAGGAATTCGACGATGGCGCATGAAGGAGAACACGCTCCCCGGTCGATGCGGGCCCTCGTCCGCGCCGAGATCGCGCGGGTCCTCGCCGACATGGGAGTCGAGGCTCCCGGGGGGATCATGCTCGAGCAGCCGAACGATTCCTCCCACGGCGACCTGAGCTGCAACGTCGCCCTGACCCTCGCGCGGCCGCTCCGGCGGAACCCGCGCGAGGTGGCCGCCGAGATCGTCGGCGGCCTGCGGTTCGATTCCTCGCTCGTCGACCGCGTGGAGATCGCCGGTCCGGGGTTCATCAACCTCTCGTGGTCGCCGGAATTCCTCCGTCGCGAGATCGTGCAAATCAACCGCCTCGGCGCCGCCTACGGCGATTCAAACGCGGGGGGCGGCAGGCGGATCCAGGTGGAGTACATCTCGGCGAATCCCACCGGGCCGCTCGTCATCGTCTCGGCGCGGGCGGCCGCCGTCGGGTCGGCCCTCGTCAACATCCTGCGCAAGGCGGGGTGGGAGGTCGAGGCGGAGTACTACGTCAACGACGCGGGCGCGCAGGTCGAGAAGCTCGGCCGGTCCGTGCTCGCCCGTTTCCGCGAGAAACTCGGGGAGACGGTCGATTTCCCCGAGGACGGCTACCCCGGTTCCTACCTCGTCGACATCGCCGCGGAAATCCCCCTCGACGAGGGGCGCGCCTGGCTCGGGCTCGACGAAGCCGAGGCGGCCGGACGGTTCGGCGGGGTCGCGCTCGATCGGCTCGTCGAACGGATCAAGGAGGATCTCGAACGCTTCGGCGTCCGGTTCGACGTCTTCTACCGCGAGTCGCGGCTGCACGAGGCCGGCGCGCTCGATACGGCCCTCGCGATCTACCGCGAAAACGGATCGGCCTACGAAGAGGACGGCGCCGTGTGGTTCCGCTCCTCCGTCCACGGCGACGAGAAGGACCGCGTGCTCGTCCGGAGCGACGGCACGCCGACGTACTTCCTCGCCGACGCGGCGTATCACCGCGACAAGTTCGACCGCGGCTTCGACCGCGTCATCGACATCCTCGGTCCCGATCACCACGGCTACATCGCGCGCCTCGCCGCGGCCGCCCTCGAATTCGGCGCGCCGCCCGGCTGGCTCGACGTGATGATCGTGCAGTGGGTGCGCCTTCTCGAGGACGGCAAGCAGGTGAGCATGTCCAAGCGCGCCGGCGAGTTCGTCACCCTGCGCGATCTCGTCGAGGACGTCGGGGTGGACGCGGCGAAATTCTTCTTTTTGATGCGCAAGACGAACGCGCATCTCGATTTCAACCTGACGCTGGCCCGGGAGCAGTCGGAGGAGAATCCCGTCTACTACGTCCAGTACGCCCACGCCCGGATCTCGAGCGTCATCGCGTACGCGCGCGAGCAGGGCGTCGACATCCCCGAGGACGAGAGCTGCGTCTCGAAGCTCGGGGAGCCGGAGGAGATCGATCTCATGCGGCGCGTCGTCACCTTCCCGCAGGTCGTCGAGGGGGCGGCCGAGGCCGGGGAGCCCCATCGGCTCACCGGCTACGCGCGCGATCTCGCCGCGGGATTCCATCGCTTCTACCATGTCTGCAGGATCGTCTCCGGGGATACCGGGCGCAGCGGCGCGCGGCTGCTCCTCGCCGAGGCGACGCGGATCGTCCTCGCCGAGTCGCTCCGGCTCCTCGGCGTGTCCGCACCGGAAAAGATGTAGCGGATCCCGGCCCCGCCCGGCGGGCGTCGCCGGCCTCCGCTCGAAAGGAGATACATGAGCATCGTCGTCGTCGGTTCCGTCGCGCTCGATACGATCGAGACGCCGCGGGGGCGGGTCGAGCGCGCCCTCGGCGGCTCCGCGGTCTACTTCTCGCTCGCGGCGAGCTACTTCACCCGCGTCCGTCTCGTCGGCGTCGTCGGCGACGACTTCGAGGACAGCCACCGGGCAGAGCTCTCCCGCCACGGCATCGACCTCGCCGGGCTCGAGACGGTCTCCGGCGGCCGCACCTTCTTCTGGGAGGGGCGCTATCACGAGGATCCGAACATCAGGGACACCCTCGTCACCGAGCTCAACGTCTTCGAGACGTTCCAGCCGCGGATCCCCGACGACTGGCGGGAGACGGAGTGGCTCTTCCTCGGGAACATCGATCCCGACCTGCAGCTCCTCGTGCTCGAGGCGGCGGGGAAGAAGGCGACTGTCGCGTGCGACACGATGAACTACTGGATCGAGGGAAAGCCCGACCGGCTCCGCGACGTTCTCGAGCATGTCGACATCCTGTTCGTCAACGACGAGGAGGCCCGGCAGCTCAGCGGCGAGACGAACCTTCGCCTCGCGGCCCGCGCGATCCTCGGGATGGGCCCCACCGCCGTCGTCGTCAAGAAGGGCGAACACGGCGCCTTCCTCTTCACGGGCACCTTCGACTGCTTCGCGCCGGCCTACCTGCTCCACGACGTCGTCGATCCGACGGGCGCGGGAGACAGCTTCGCCGGCGGATTCCTCGGCTACCTCGCCGGGGTGGACCGCCCCGACGACGAGAATCTCCGCCGGGCGATGTACCACGGCGCGGTCACGGCGAGCTTCGCCTGCGAGTCCTTTTCCGTCGAGCGGCTCGGCGGACTGACCTCCGCCCTGATCGACGGCCGATTCGACGAGCTCGCGGAAATGGTCCGCGTCTCCAGCCCCGAGGGGAGGGAGAAGTAACCGCCAGCAAATGAATCCGTTCCGGCGTTCAACCTCCAGAGAGGGCATCGGTACGCGCCAGAAACGCGCTTCTTGAGTCCAGCAACATTTTGTGATATAATACATTACACGCGTACCGGAAACAGGAGGAGGACGCCGGGTGCCGACAGACATGCCAGAACGGGAATTCATTGAAAAAGCGGAAGATCTGGTCACGCGACTGCGCGACGTCCAGACGTGCCGCATCTCGAGCGACGGGAAGGGATCGATCTCCGAGATCCACGTCGTCGCCACGAGCGACCGTCCCGCGAAGATGATCGCACGGGACGTGGAGACCTGTCTCAAGGCCGAACTGGCCTGCGAGATCGATTACCGCAAGATCGGCGTCGTCCTCATCGATCCGCCGCGCGAGGCTGCCCGCCCGCAGCCCGCTCTCGTGGAGGAGGATCCGCCCCCGATCGATCTGACCGACGTCGTCGACGACGCCGTCGACGACCGGTTCGCCGAGACGGGGGAACGCCCCTTCCGCGTGGTCGCAGGGGACGCGCCCGCCGCCGGCCAGGCGCCCGAAGCCGGCGATGCGCCTCGCCTCGAATTCCTGGAAAACGACGTCCGTCCGGTCTTCGAGGGGCTGACGATCAATCTCGGGGGCGACCGGGTCGACGTTGAGGTCCGGCTCTCCCGGTCCGATCTCGAGGTGGTCGGCTGTCTCGGCGGTCCCCGGCGGGGCGGACCGGACTACGGCACGATCGCCGGCGCCACGCTCCACGCGCTCGTCGAGCTCCTCGACGAGGACTTCGATCTCTGCCTCTCGGGGATCGACGAGGTCGTCGTCGCCGGCCGGCAGACGATCTTCGCGGTCGTCGACGTGGTCGACGGCCGGTCGGTCCGCCCGTACGCAGGGTGCGCATTCACCGGCCGGGATCCGAACGAGGCGGTCGTCCTCGCCGTCCTGGACGCCGTCAATCGTCCGTTCTGCCGCTGGCGCCCGAAGAGGGAAATTCACTATACCATCAGGTAGGCAAACGGGTTATATTTCTGCTCGACGACCGTCGCGGTTCCGCTGAGCGCGGAGCCGGTCCCGCGTGCGCGCGTCCCGCCCCGATTGGCACGGATACTGCAAAGTAACGGGTGCCGTCCACATCCGGCGCCGGGGGGGCGATCGAAGCCGGTACAATCGTCGACAGGTGAAACGTGGCTACGGAATTCAACACGGCCGGCCGGGGCTTCAAGATTTACTACACCGTCTACGTGCTGGCGGGGCTGGCGCTGTTCGTCTACCTGATGCGGGACTTTCCCGCCGACCGCTGGCGCGACCTCGTCCTCTTCATCACCCTGATGGTGATCGCCGACTCGGTGCAGACCAACCTGCCGAAGGGCGGCGCCTCGATCTACGCATCGTCGGTGATCGACATCGCCGGGATCATCCTCTTCGGTCCCGCGTTCATGGCCGTCGTCGAGGCGGTCGCCACGGTGATCAACGAGGCGCTCGTCCAGCGCCGGCCGCTGATCAAGGTGATATTCAACGTCCCGCTCCTCGTGATGACCGTCGGGTCGGCGGGGCTCGTCTACCGGCTGTTCGGGGAACTCGGCGACATCGGCACGCCCCTCTTCCTCCTGCCGCTCTTCGTGGCGGGGATCGTCTACTACCTCGTCAACACCTGGTCGGTGACGTTCATCATCGCTCTCGACGACAAGCGGAACCCGCTCCACGTCTGGCGGCAGAACTATCTCTGGAACCTGCCGCACATTCTGGCCTTCCTGCCGATCGGCGCGGTCATGGCCCTGCTCTACACCAACTCGGGCGTCTGGACGATCGCACTGTTCATCATCCCCCTCTACCTCGCCAGGCACACCTACCAGCTCTACATGGACATGCGCGACACCCACATCAACACGGTGGCCGCGCTCACCTCGGCCCTCGACGCATCCGATCCCTTCACCCACGGGCATTCCTACCGCGTCTCGCGATACGCCCTGCGGATCGGGCGCGAGATGGGGCTCTCGTCGCGCGACATGGAGATGCTCGAGTACGCGGCCCTGCTCCACGACATCGGCAAGATCTCGGTGCAGAACGACATCCTGCTCAAGGTCGGTCCCCTGACCGAGGAGGAATGGCGCGTGCTGCGCTCGCATCCCAACATCGGGGCCGATATCGTCGAGCAGCTGAAGTTCCTCCGCGAGGCGGCCGACATCATCCGCTGCCACCACGAACGGCCCGACGGCACGGGGTATCCGCGCGGGCTGCGCGGCGACGGGATCCCGCTGCTCGCCCACATCATGAACGTCGTCGACGCCTTCGACGCGATGTCCTCCGATCGTCCCTACCGCAAGGCGCTCCCGATCGACCGGGTGATCGAGGAGCTCGAGACCTACCGCGGGGCGCAGTTCCACGCCGAGTCGGTCGACATCCTCATCGATCTCTATCGCCGCGGCGAGTTCCCGATCATCGTCGAGGCCGACGCCACCACCGAGATCTACAATTCCCTCGTCGAGCACGTCCAGGTCTGATCCGCCGCGCGGCCAACCCGGCCCCGTCCGCCGGGGAATTTGCGCGTGGACTCCCCGCCGGATTCCCGCTACTATCCCATCGACCCGCCGGCGCGGCGGGCTGGGCATTCGCGAGAAAGGAACGGCGGACGTGAGTTCGAAATACAGGGAATCGGGCGTCGACATCGACGCGGCCGGCGAGGCCATGCGGCGGATCAGGGACGACGTGAAGGGAACGTGGAGCGGGGCCGTCCTGGGAGACGTCGGCAACTTCGGCGGCCTCTTCGAGGTGCCGGGCGGCATCAGCCGCCCCGTGCTCGTCTCGAGCGTCGACGGCGTCGGGACGAAGCTCCGCGTCGCCTTCATGGCCGGCCGCCACGACACGGTGGGCGAGGATCTCGTCAACCACTGCGTGAACGACATCCTCGTGCAGGGCGCCGAGCCCCTCTTCTTCCTCGACTACTTCGGCTGCGGCGCGCTCGATCCGTCGGTCCTCCACGACGTCGTCTCCGGCCTGGCCCGCGGGTGCCGGGCGAACGGATGCGCGCTCATCGGGGGCGAGACGGCCGAGATGCCGGGATTCTACGAAGCCGGGGAATACGATCTCGCCGGGTGCATCGTGGGCATCGTTTCGCGGGACGCCGTCATCGACGGATCGGCGATCGGTCCGGGCGACGAGGTCTGGGGCTTCCCCTCGAGCGGCCTGCACACGAACGGCTACTCGCTCGCCCGCCGGATCGTCTTCGAGGAGGCCGGGCTCGGCGTCGACGACGAGGTGCCCGGCACGGGGAAGAGCGTCGCGGACGCGCTCCTGGCCGTCCACCGATCCTATCTCCCCGAGTACCGGGCGCTGCGCGACCGGACGGAGATACGCGGCCTCGCGCACATCACCGGCGGCGGTCTCCTCGACAACATCCCGCGCGTCCTTCCCGCCGGCAGCCGCGTCGAGATCGACACGGCGAGCTGGGAGGCGCCGCCCCTCTTCCGGTGGCTCGGCGAGCGGGGCGGCGTGGAACGCGACGAGATGTACCGCGTCTTCAACATGGGTGTCGGCATGGTGATGATCGTTTCCCCCGGCGCCGGGGAATCCTTCGAAGACGCCGATCTGCGCTGGCGTCCGTCACGAATCGGGCGGGTGGTCGCCGGAGAGCCCGGCGTCGATCTGCGCTGATCGATCGGGAGGGGACCATGAGGGAATTCCAGCGACCGCGCGTGCTCGCGAGCAAATGCCTCGAGTTCGATTCCTGCCGGTACAACGGGCTCAAGATCGCCTCGCCGGTGATCAAGGTCATGCTGCCCCTCGTCGATTTCGAGCCGGTCTGTCCCGAGATGGAGATCGGGCTCGGCGTGCCGCGCGAGCCGATCCGCGTTCTTCTCGACGGCGGCCGGCGACGCCTCGTGCAGCCCTCGACGGGTCTGGACGTCACCGCCGCGATGAACGATTTCTGCCGCGGCTTTCTCGACCGGCTCGGGGCTGTCGACGGCGTCATGCTGAAGAGCCGGTCCCCGTCCTGCGGCATCAAGGACGTCAAGATCTACCCCGCAACCGACGCGAAGACGGCCAGCGAGCGGGGGGTCGGCTTCTTCGGCGCGGCCGTCATCGAGCGGATGCCGCTGATCGCGGTCGAGGACGAGGGCCGACTCACCAATTTCCGGCTCCGCGAGCATTTTTTCACGCGGATCTACACGTCGGCGGAGTTCCGCCGGATCGCCGCGGCGCGGCGGATGAAGGATCTCGTCGGGTTCCAGGCGCGACACAAGCTGATGCTGATGGCGTACAACCAGAAGGAGATGCGCGTCCTCGGCCGGATCGTCGCCAATCCCGACCGCGAGCCAGCCGGCGAGGTCTTCCGCCGGTACGGCGAGCATCTCGCCGTGGCCATGCAGGCGCCGCCGCGGTACACATCGAACATCAACGTGCTGATGCACGCATTCGGTTATTTCGGCAAGCAGCTCGCCGCGCGGGAGAAGGCCTTCTTCCTCGACAGCCTCCAGCAGTACCGCGACGGAAAGGTTCCCCTGAGCGTCTGCCAGAACATCGTGATGGCCTGGATCGTCCGTTTCGGCGAGCCCTACCTGGCCGACCAGACCTTCTTCCAGCCCTATCCGTCGGGGCTCGTCGAGATCTCCGATTCGGGGAAGGGACGCAAGCTCTCCCGCTGATTCTCCGCCGCCAGGAGAGGACGCGGCCGTCGGATCGCGCCGCCGGGGTGACGCGCGGTCTCGCGCCGCCGCCGGTCGCTCCCGGCGCGGGATGCGGCGAGGTCCGGGGGGATCACGGCTCGGTATGCCGGATTTCGGGGGTTTTCGGGGGGAATTGACCGCTTTCCGGCGCTCCCCGGCGGGGGATCGAGACCGCCCCGATCGGCTTCCCGGTGATTCTTGACACGGATAGAACGTGGTGCTACCATGCGGCCATCGGAATTTTCCGATTGTTTGCGTGGCCTGCACCTTATATTATTCTCTAAACCGGCACGTAAACGAAACATATAGCCACACGGGCTAGCGAGAGGAGAGGGTAATGCTGACCATCACGCAACGTGATGCGGGTGGAGTGATCGTTCTTGACCTCGCCGGGCAGATCGACGGCGGCCCCGAATCCGAGAAGATCCAGGAGATCATCAAGTCGTATCTCGAGAAGGGGACCAAGAAATTCGTCCTGAATCTCGCTGAGGTCAAGTGGCTGAACTCACTGGGCGCCGGCGTCATGATCGCCTCATACGTCTCCGCCAAGCGGGATGAGGCGATCATGAAGATCTTCGCCGTCTCCGATCGTGTCGGCCTCGTTCTCAAGACGTCCGGCCTCATCCCCGAGGTCTTCGACACATTCGATTCCGAGCAGGAGGCGCTGGACAGCTTCAAGTAGGATTCCGATCATCGATTCGCTCTCACAGAGGTAGGCGTCATGAAGATCAAGCAGAAAGAGGTCGACGGTGTGACCGTCCTCGAGTTGTCCGGCGAGATGTACGGCGGTCCGGATAACATGCAGCTGGTGGACCTGGTCTCGCAGCTCGCGTCGGAGAAGAAGCTCGACCTGGCCATCAACCTGGGGAAGGTGAAGTGGATCTCGAGCACCGGCCTCGGCATCCTCGTCTCCGCCCGTTCCCGTTTCGCGAAGGAAGGCGGCGTGATCAAGCTCTGCCATCCCAACGACCGCGTTCTGGGCATCCTCCAGGTCACCCGGCTCAACCTGATCTTCGACGTGTTCGCCTCGGAGAAGGAAGCGATCGAGTCGCTGAAGAAATAGCCGCCCGAGAGCGACGACACGGGCCGGGGCCGCCATGCGGCGCCGGCCCTTTTTTTCCCGTACCCGGGGAGGTCGGACAGATGAAGAGACTCGCCGTGATCGCCCTCGTCCTGTTCGCGGCCGCGGCCGCGGGGGCGGACGTGCTCACGATCGACCGGTTTCTCGGCATGACCCGTTGCGCCGACCCGCAGATCTCGCCCGACGGCCTGGCCGTCGCGTTCACCGTCTCCGTGCCCGATCTCGACGCGAACCGCAACCGGACCCACATCTGGGTGGCGAGTCTGCCCGGGGGGGAGCCGCGGCAGCTCACCGCCGGCGACGGAGCCGATGTCCATCCCCGGTGGTCGCCGGACAACTCGCACCTCGCCTTCGTCTCCACGCGGGGCGGATCGCCGCAGGTCTGGACGATCCCCGTACACGGCGGCGAGGCCACGCGGGTGACGGACATCTCGACGGGAGCGCACGATCCGGTCTGGTCGCCGTGCGGCCGGTACATCCTCTTCTACTCCTTCGTCGATCCGGGCTGCCCGGACGATTCCTGCAACGCGGCCCGGGCGCGGGAACGCGAGGAGAGCCCCGTCAAGGCGCGCGTGATCGACCGGCTCCTCTACCGGCACTGGGACACGTGGAAGGAAGGACGGCGGAACCACCTCTTCCTCGTCGAGGCGGCCGGCGGCGA
This region includes:
- a CDS encoding HD-GYP domain-containing protein, whose amino-acid sequence is MATEFNTAGRGFKIYYTVYVLAGLALFVYLMRDFPADRWRDLVLFITLMVIADSVQTNLPKGGASIYASSVIDIAGIILFGPAFMAVVEAVATVINEALVQRRPLIKVIFNVPLLVMTVGSAGLVYRLFGELGDIGTPLFLLPLFVAGIVYYLVNTWSVTFIIALDDKRNPLHVWRQNYLWNLPHILAFLPIGAVMALLYTNSGVWTIALFIIPLYLARHTYQLYMDMRDTHINTVAALTSALDASDPFTHGHSYRVSRYALRIGREMGLSSRDMEMLEYAALLHDIGKISVQNDILLKVGPLTEEEWRVLRSHPNIGADIVEQLKFLREAADIIRCHHERPDGTGYPRGLRGDGIPLLAHIMNVVDAFDAMSSDRPYRKALPIDRVIEELETYRGAQFHAESVDILIDLYRRGEFPIIVEADATTEIYNSLVEHVQV
- a CDS encoding phosphoribosylformylglycinamidine cyclo-ligase; its protein translation is MSSKYRESGVDIDAAGEAMRRIRDDVKGTWSGAVLGDVGNFGGLFEVPGGISRPVLVSSVDGVGTKLRVAFMAGRHDTVGEDLVNHCVNDILVQGAEPLFFLDYFGCGALDPSVLHDVVSGLARGCRANGCALIGGETAEMPGFYEAGEYDLAGCIVGIVSRDAVIDGSAIGPGDEVWGFPSSGLHTNGYSLARRIVFEEAGLGVDDEVPGTGKSVADALLAVHRSYLPEYRALRDRTEIRGLAHITGGGLLDNIPRVLPAGSRVEIDTASWEAPPLFRWLGERGGVERDEMYRVFNMGVGMVMIVSPGAGESFEDADLRWRPSRIGRVVAGEPGVDLR
- a CDS encoding DUF523 and DUF1722 domain-containing protein, producing the protein MREFQRPRVLASKCLEFDSCRYNGLKIASPVIKVMLPLVDFEPVCPEMEIGLGVPREPIRVLLDGGRRRLVQPSTGLDVTAAMNDFCRGFLDRLGAVDGVMLKSRSPSCGIKDVKIYPATDAKTASERGVGFFGAAVIERMPLIAVEDEGRLTNFRLREHFFTRIYTSAEFRRIAAARRMKDLVGFQARHKLMLMAYNQKEMRVLGRIVANPDREPAGEVFRRYGEHLAVAMQAPPRYTSNINVLMHAFGYFGKQLAAREKAFFLDSLQQYRDGKVPLSVCQNIVMAWIVRFGEPYLADQTFFQPYPSGLVEISDSGKGRKLSR
- a CDS encoding STAS domain-containing protein: MLTITQRDAGGVIVLDLAGQIDGGPESEKIQEIIKSYLEKGTKKFVLNLAEVKWLNSLGAGVMIASYVSAKRDEAIMKIFAVSDRVGLVLKTSGLIPEVFDTFDSEQEALDSFK
- a CDS encoding STAS domain-containing protein — its product is MKIKQKEVDGVTVLELSGEMYGGPDNMQLVDLVSQLASEKKLDLAINLGKVKWISSTGLGILVSARSRFAKEGGVIKLCHPNDRVLGILQVTRLNLIFDVFASEKEAIESLKK